One Turneriella parva DSM 21527 genomic region harbors:
- a CDS encoding glycosyltransferase family 2 protein, with protein MKKPSKAAKKPVLSVVIPAYNEEQNIAPTLTEITAKLRAAQIPYEIVVVNDNSKDKTPEIVRALQKKDRGIKLVNRNPPGGFGRAIRSGLENFTGDIVTIVMADLSDDPDDIVRYYDLIANHGFDAAFGSRFVKGGKVVEYPKTKLYVNRIVNKMLQLMFWTRHNDLTNAFKAYRADVVRSCMPLKGAHFNVTIELSLSVLIRRYKIAACPIRWYGRKWGQSNLKLRAMGRRYLATLIKIWFERLLILDDIMAEKSEVKPE; from the coding sequence ATGAAAAAGCCGTCAAAAGCCGCCAAGAAACCGGTTCTTTCGGTGGTGATTCCCGCTTACAACGAAGAGCAGAATATTGCGCCCACGCTGACAGAAATTACCGCGAAGCTGCGTGCGGCGCAAATTCCCTACGAAATCGTTGTCGTGAATGACAACAGCAAAGATAAAACTCCTGAAATTGTAAGGGCGCTGCAAAAAAAAGACCGCGGCATCAAACTGGTGAACCGCAACCCGCCGGGTGGGTTTGGCCGCGCGATCCGCAGCGGCCTGGAGAACTTCACCGGTGACATCGTCACGATCGTAATGGCCGATCTCTCCGATGATCCTGACGATATTGTGCGGTACTATGATCTGATAGCCAACCACGGCTTTGACGCGGCGTTTGGTTCCCGGTTTGTCAAGGGCGGCAAAGTGGTTGAATACCCTAAGACCAAGCTCTACGTCAACCGTATCGTCAACAAGATGCTGCAGCTCATGTTCTGGACGCGGCACAATGACCTGACCAATGCCTTTAAAGCCTACCGCGCCGATGTCGTGCGTTCGTGCATGCCGCTCAAAGGCGCGCATTTTAATGTCACCATCGAGCTTTCGCTCTCGGTACTGATACGCCGTTACAAGATCGCCGCCTGCCCGATTCGCTGGTATGGACGCAAATGGGGACAATCGAACCTGAAACTGCGCGCGATGGGCAGACGCTATCTGGCGACTCTTATCAAGATCTGGTTCGAGCGCCTGCTGATTCTCGATGACATCATGGCTGAGAAATCAGAGGTTAAACCTGAATAA
- a CDS encoding NAD-dependent epimerase/dehydratase family protein has product MKTAIITGSAGLIGAEACRFFSEKGYRIIGVDNDMRKEFFGAEASTDWQRQELETQLKNYKHYALDIRDIAGIEKLFSDYSSDIEIVIHTAAQPSHDWAAKDPHKDFTVNANGTLTLLEATRKFAPKAVFIFTSTNKVYGDTPNYLPLVELDKRWEISKEHTFFEHGIDETMSIDNTKHSLFGASKVAADVLVQEYGKYFNMNTGVFRGGCLTGPGHSGTQLHGFLAYLMKCAVTKQPYTIFGYKGKQVRDNIHSFDLVNMFWHFSQKPRKGEVYNAGGSRHSNCSMQEAIEICERISGNKMLIKYDENNRIGDHIWYVSDVRKFQTHFPDWKYRYTLDEMMQQIHDALVKRV; this is encoded by the coding sequence ATGAAAACAGCAATCATTACCGGCTCGGCCGGCCTTATCGGCGCAGAAGCCTGCAGGTTTTTTTCCGAAAAAGGTTACCGTATCATCGGCGTCGACAACGACATGCGCAAAGAGTTTTTCGGGGCCGAAGCCTCTACCGACTGGCAGCGCCAAGAGCTCGAAACGCAGCTGAAAAACTATAAGCACTATGCGCTCGATATCCGCGATATCGCCGGCATCGAAAAACTGTTTTCTGATTATTCATCTGATATAGAAATTGTGATACACACTGCAGCGCAACCTTCGCATGACTGGGCGGCGAAAGACCCTCACAAAGACTTTACCGTCAACGCGAACGGTACTCTGACCTTGCTCGAAGCTACCCGCAAGTTCGCTCCCAAGGCGGTATTCATCTTCACCTCAACCAACAAAGTTTACGGCGACACTCCGAATTACCTGCCGCTGGTCGAGCTCGACAAGCGCTGGGAAATCTCGAAAGAACATACGTTCTTTGAACACGGTATCGATGAGACCATGAGCATCGACAATACCAAACATTCGCTGTTTGGTGCGTCGAAGGTCGCCGCCGACGTGCTGGTGCAGGAGTACGGTAAGTACTTCAATATGAATACCGGCGTGTTTCGTGGCGGCTGCCTCACCGGGCCGGGGCATTCGGGCACGCAGCTGCACGGCTTCCTGGCATACCTGATGAAATGTGCTGTGACGAAACAGCCATACACCATCTTCGGTTACAAGGGCAAGCAGGTGCGCGACAACATCCACAGCTTTGACCTGGTGAATATGTTCTGGCATTTTTCGCAAAAACCCCGGAAGGGCGAAGTCTATAACGCCGGAGGCAGCCGGCACAGCAACTGCTCGATGCAAGAAGCAATTGAAATCTGTGAGCGCATCTCAGGCAACAAGATGCTGATCAAATACGACGAGAATAACCGTATCGGCGATCATATCTGGTATGTCAGCGATGTGCGCAAATTCCAGACGCACTTTCCCGACTGGAAGTACCGCTACACTCTGGATGAGATGATGCAGCAGATTCACGACGCCTTGGTGAAACGGGTATGA
- a CDS encoding nucleotide sugar dehydrogenase, with protein MPTPRKIVCLGAGYVGGPTMAVMASHNPDIQFFVTDQNEARIAAWNTDKLPVFEPGLDEVVRQIRGKNLHFKVITPQLLAEADIVFVCVGTPTKEYGEGKGMAADLQFTELAVRDIEKHCKSGTIIVEKSTVPVKTAEAILNIVNTQDNNKRFEVLSNPEFLAEGTAIKDLQNPDRVLIGHAETEGGRAAAETVKALYTAWVKPERVLLTNVWSSELSKLVANAFLAQRVSSINSISALCEKTNASVKQISRAIGTDARIGSRFIEASVGFGGSCFKKDILNLVYICRQNGLAEVANYWQAVIDMNDYQMRRFVSQVIETQFNSVSGKKIAILGFAFKPDTNDTRESPAIYVCKRLIEEKAKLFIHDPQALDHAKQDLKGIDSTVTYTESIDEAVEGAHAIVILTQWKQYSELDYTAIYAKMKKPAFVFDGRSIVDAQALYKIGYNVMQIGIAPLNHFA; from the coding sequence ATGCCCACCCCCCGCAAGATCGTCTGCCTCGGTGCAGGTTACGTCGGCGGCCCAACCATGGCCGTGATGGCGTCGCACAACCCCGACATCCAGTTCTTCGTGACCGACCAGAACGAAGCGCGCATTGCGGCGTGGAATACTGACAAACTCCCTGTGTTTGAACCCGGTCTCGACGAGGTGGTCAGGCAGATTCGCGGCAAGAACCTGCACTTCAAAGTTATCACTCCGCAACTGCTGGCAGAGGCCGATATCGTATTCGTCTGCGTGGGAACTCCCACCAAGGAATACGGCGAAGGCAAGGGCATGGCCGCAGACCTGCAGTTTACCGAGCTCGCGGTGCGCGACATTGAGAAGCACTGTAAGAGTGGCACGATCATCGTCGAAAAGAGCACCGTGCCGGTGAAGACTGCCGAAGCGATTCTGAACATCGTCAACACGCAGGATAACAACAAGCGCTTTGAAGTACTCTCGAACCCTGAATTTCTCGCCGAAGGCACAGCTATCAAAGATCTGCAGAACCCCGACCGCGTGCTGATCGGCCACGCCGAAACCGAGGGGGGCAGGGCAGCGGCCGAAACAGTGAAGGCGCTCTACACCGCCTGGGTTAAACCCGAGCGTGTACTGCTCACCAATGTGTGGTCGAGCGAGCTCTCGAAACTGGTGGCGAATGCCTTTCTCGCACAGCGCGTTTCCTCAATTAACAGCATTTCTGCACTCTGTGAGAAAACCAATGCCTCGGTGAAACAGATCAGCCGTGCGATCGGCACCGATGCGCGTATCGGCTCGCGCTTTATCGAGGCGAGCGTCGGCTTTGGTGGGTCGTGCTTCAAGAAAGATATTCTAAACCTGGTTTACATCTGCCGGCAGAACGGCCTCGCTGAAGTGGCCAACTACTGGCAGGCGGTCATCGACATGAACGACTACCAGATGCGGCGCTTCGTCTCGCAGGTCATTGAAACGCAGTTCAACAGCGTCTCGGGCAAAAAAATTGCGATTCTCGGGTTCGCCTTCAAACCCGACACCAACGACACGCGTGAGTCACCCGCAATCTACGTCTGCAAGCGCCTGATCGAAGAAAAGGCGAAGCTGTTCATCCACGACCCGCAGGCGCTCGACCACGCGAAACAGGATCTCAAAGGTATCGATAGTACCGTCACCTACACCGAGAGCATCGACGAAGCGGTTGAGGGAGCTCATGCGATTGTCATACTGACGCAGTGGAAGCAGTACAGCGAGCTCGACTACACGGCCATTTACGCCAAAATGAAAAAACCAGCGTTCGTGTTCGATGGACGTTCGATTGTCGACGCGCAGGCTCTTTACAAGATCGGCTATAACGTTATGCAGATCGGCATTGCGCCGTTAAATCATTTTGCATGA
- a CDS encoding glycosyltransferase family 2 protein: MSKRKSPSAGQQCRIAAVAMVKNEEDIIELFIRHTLSFCDRLYICNHNSADRTVEIIHALAGEGFDIRLTHSTAAGYPQEQITHGLITHAIAEGAEWILPLDADEFPVSETGSLRDAILSLDPAVEWRYAWRNYFFSSEAKLKDKNFFKRFDIYGDSMFGKCLFHSKLYSSHYCRITKGNHFLKYAGRRSIPQVNLVPGVKLAHFPAPTFGKLVWKNINFGIIASNRGFDEIAQSGWMHLDVKNISELYASGSKFSKGSPRIAPITTKYTTRRFASDERYVIAQLAGSYREYHERATRAGFNRFRGLDKYRELLRYGFVATLSTIWNVLTRAGRKHKSAHGQQLTSGMGGFYINFTDI; this comes from the coding sequence GTGAGTAAACGAAAGAGCCCCAGCGCCGGCCAGCAATGCCGCATCGCGGCGGTTGCGATGGTAAAGAATGAAGAAGACATTATCGAGTTGTTCATTCGGCACACGCTCTCGTTTTGCGATCGCCTCTACATTTGTAACCACAACTCAGCTGATCGTACCGTAGAAATCATCCATGCACTCGCGGGCGAAGGGTTTGACATACGCCTGACGCACAGCACAGCCGCGGGTTATCCACAGGAGCAAATCACGCATGGCCTGATCACGCACGCAATCGCCGAGGGGGCCGAGTGGATACTCCCCCTCGATGCCGACGAGTTTCCCGTCAGCGAAACGGGTTCGCTACGCGACGCCATACTGTCGCTTGACCCGGCGGTCGAATGGCGGTACGCCTGGCGCAATTATTTTTTCAGCAGTGAAGCGAAGCTGAAAGATAAGAACTTCTTTAAACGCTTCGATATCTATGGCGACAGCATGTTCGGCAAGTGCCTCTTTCACAGTAAGCTGTATTCTTCGCACTACTGCCGCATCACCAAAGGAAATCACTTTCTCAAATATGCCGGCAGGCGCAGTATTCCGCAGGTAAATCTGGTACCCGGTGTGAAGCTCGCGCATTTTCCGGCGCCGACCTTTGGTAAGCTGGTCTGGAAAAACATCAACTTCGGCATCATCGCCAGCAACCGTGGTTTTGACGAGATCGCCCAATCGGGCTGGATGCACCTCGATGTGAAAAATATATCAGAGCTTTATGCTTCGGGCAGCAAGTTTTCGAAGGGTAGCCCGCGCATTGCGCCGATCACGACAAAATATACGACCCGGCGCTTTGCCTCTGACGAGCGCTATGTGATCGCGCAATTGGCGGGTTCATACCGCGAATACCATGAGCGTGCCACGCGTGCGGGATTCAACCGCTTTCGCGGGTTAGACAAGTACCGGGAGCTTTTGAGGTATGGCTTTGTTGCGACGCTCAGTACTATCTGGAACGTACTCACCCGCGCCGGTCGCAAACATAAATCGGCGCATGGTCAACAGCTCACCTCGGGCATGGGTGGTTTCTATATCAATTTCACCGATATCTGA
- a CDS encoding UpxY family transcription antiterminator — protein MAPAVMATLAWYAVYTRPRSEKKLAEGLQKLGIEHYLPLLRTRKKWSDRYKWVEEPVFASYLFVHIEFEHDALRVLKLPQAVYFVSTEGAPTVIEAGALELLRLAVDNYAESLVIRDTSALAAGETVRIKDGPFAGKEAVIERIQGKTLVVVAFPALNKSVQVEVAVGQICKS, from the coding sequence GTGGCACCCGCAGTTATGGCAACACTCGCCTGGTATGCCGTCTACACCCGCCCCCGCTCAGAGAAGAAGCTTGCTGAGGGACTGCAAAAACTCGGCATCGAACACTACCTGCCGCTCTTGCGCACCCGCAAGAAATGGTCTGACCGCTACAAGTGGGTCGAAGAGCCTGTGTTCGCTTCGTACCTGTTTGTGCATATCGAATTCGAACACGATGCATTACGGGTGTTGAAACTGCCGCAGGCCGTGTATTTTGTCAGCACCGAGGGAGCTCCCACTGTTATCGAGGCGGGGGCTCTGGAGCTGCTGCGTCTCGCAGTCGACAATTACGCCGAATCGCTCGTGATTCGCGATACTTCGGCTTTGGCCGCAGGCGAAACCGTGCGCATCAAAGACGGCCCGTTTGCCGGCAAAGAAGCGGTCATCGAACGCATTCAGGGCAAAACGCTGGTCGTGGTGGCGTTTCCCGCGCTCAACAAATCGGTGCAGGTTGAGGTTGCCGTCGGGCAGATTTGTAAATCGTGA
- a CDS encoding MarR family EPS-associated transcriptional regulator, whose amino-acid sequence MSDELQHKLFKTISEHPQINQRELSKILGISLGKANYCLKALIEKGWVKAQNFKNNKNKLSYAYLLTPSGIEQKASVTIRYLKRKMEEYDQLKAAVKELKKEVATEEIA is encoded by the coding sequence ATTTCGGACGAACTGCAGCATAAACTCTTCAAGACGATCTCGGAGCACCCGCAGATCAACCAGCGCGAGCTGTCGAAAATTTTGGGTATTAGCCTCGGTAAGGCCAACTACTGCCTCAAGGCACTCATAGAAAAAGGCTGGGTCAAGGCGCAGAATTTTAAGAATAATAAGAATAAGCTGTCATACGCGTACCTGCTCACCCCCAGCGGCATTGAGCAGAAAGCGAGCGTCACGATTCGCTACCTCAAGCGCAAGATGGAAGAGTATGACCAGCTGAAAGCGGCGGTGAAAGAACTGAAGAAAGAAGTGGCCACGGAGGAGATAGCTTGA
- the wecB gene encoding non-hydrolyzing UDP-N-acetylglucosamine 2-epimerase, whose product MKKILTVVGARPQFIKAAVVSRALRGASWANEVIVHTGQHYDPDMSDVFFSEMDIPKPAHNLEIGSGNHGAQTGRMMQAIEEVCLTEKPECVLVYGDTNSTLAGALVAAKLHIPVAHVEAGLRSFNKQMPEEINRICTDHVSDLLFAPTETARKNLLREGFSDAKIALSGDVMLDAALFYGERITSDYLKTIGVEPQGYVLATIHRAENTDSPERLATILDALAEISKRIPVILPLHPRTRKLLEQRSWSNPRPQDLRIINPIGYLQMVCLEKNCHMIATDSGGVQKEAYFFQKPCITLRDETEWVELVDAGYNRLVGANSDAILAAHHAFTSQRPVFSGNLYGTGSAGKFITDKLRLFLQENLGHG is encoded by the coding sequence ATGAAAAAGATCCTAACAGTAGTCGGTGCGCGTCCCCAATTTATCAAGGCCGCTGTGGTATCGCGTGCGCTCCGGGGCGCAAGCTGGGCCAATGAGGTTATTGTACACACCGGGCAGCACTACGACCCGGATATGTCAGATGTCTTTTTTTCCGAAATGGACATCCCGAAACCTGCGCATAACCTGGAAATCGGCTCTGGAAATCATGGTGCGCAGACAGGTCGAATGATGCAGGCCATTGAAGAAGTTTGCCTGACCGAAAAGCCTGAATGCGTTCTGGTCTATGGAGATACCAATTCGACGCTGGCAGGTGCGCTGGTTGCAGCTAAACTCCACATCCCGGTTGCCCATGTCGAAGCGGGATTGCGGTCTTTCAACAAGCAGATGCCTGAAGAAATCAACCGCATATGCACTGACCATGTGTCAGATCTCCTTTTTGCCCCGACCGAGACGGCACGAAAAAATCTGCTTCGAGAGGGCTTCAGCGATGCGAAAATTGCATTGAGCGGTGACGTCATGCTCGACGCAGCCCTTTTCTACGGCGAGCGAATCACGTCTGATTACCTGAAGACAATCGGAGTTGAACCGCAGGGATACGTGCTCGCCACCATCCACAGAGCAGAAAACACTGACTCACCAGAGCGATTGGCGACTATTCTCGATGCGCTCGCGGAAATATCAAAGAGAATACCCGTCATTCTTCCGCTGCACCCGCGCACGCGGAAGCTTCTGGAACAGCGCAGCTGGAGCAACCCGAGGCCCCAGGACCTGAGAATCATTAATCCAATTGGTTATTTGCAGATGGTGTGTCTCGAGAAAAACTGCCATATGATTGCCACGGACTCCGGCGGAGTTCAAAAAGAGGCCTATTTCTTTCAGAAACCCTGCATTACCCTCAGAGATGAAACGGAATGGGTTGAGCTGGTTGATGCTGGTTATAACCGGCTAGTCGGAGCGAACAGCGATGCAATTCTAGCCGCACACCATGCTTTTACGAGTCAGCGGCCTGTGTTCAGTGGAAACCTCTACGGAACCGGATCGGCGGGCAAATTTATCACTGACAAGCTCAGGCTTTTTTTGCAGGAGAATTTGGGCCACGGATGA
- a CDS encoding nucleotide sugar dehydrogenase produces MKEALLERIKKKEAIVGIVGMGYVGLPLMLRFMEEDIKVVGFDIDQEKIDKLNAGKSYIEHIPAEAIAKAVQSGFRATADFAEAGKVDALILCVPTPLNKYREPDLSYVINTVDSLVPHIRAGQVMSLESTTYPGTSDEELLPRIEKRGFKVGSDYFLVYSPEREDPGNKNFNTRSIPKVCGGTTPACQEIGVALYSGVIDKVVPVSSTRTAEMTKLLENIHRAVNIGLANEMKVVADRMGIDIHEVIRAAATKPFGFVPYYPGPGLGGHCIPIDPFYLTWKAREFGLHTRFIELAGEINNSMPHYVVDKVADALNRLNKSIKGSRILVLGIAYKKNVDDMRESPSTEIMELLTHKGAIVEYTDPHVPVFPRMRAHHFDLKSVPLTAENLKSYDVVVLTTDHDKFDYDLVLKNSKLIVDSRGKFLGNHAHVVKA; encoded by the coding sequence ATGAAAGAAGCGTTACTGGAAAGAATCAAGAAGAAAGAAGCGATCGTGGGCATTGTGGGCATGGGCTATGTCGGCCTGCCACTGATGCTGCGCTTCATGGAAGAAGACATCAAGGTCGTGGGTTTTGACATTGACCAGGAAAAAATCGACAAGCTGAATGCAGGCAAAAGCTATATCGAGCATATACCGGCCGAAGCTATTGCAAAGGCTGTGCAATCGGGCTTTCGGGCAACGGCCGATTTCGCCGAAGCGGGCAAAGTAGATGCGCTGATTCTTTGCGTACCTACCCCATTAAACAAGTATAGAGAACCCGATCTCAGCTATGTGATCAATACTGTCGACAGCCTGGTGCCACATATTCGCGCAGGACAGGTCATGTCGCTTGAAAGTACGACTTATCCGGGAACTTCTGACGAAGAGCTCCTGCCTCGCATAGAAAAAAGAGGTTTCAAGGTTGGCTCAGACTATTTTCTCGTCTATTCGCCTGAGCGCGAAGACCCTGGCAACAAGAACTTTAATACACGTTCCATACCCAAGGTTTGTGGCGGAACAACCCCAGCTTGTCAGGAAATTGGCGTGGCCTTATACTCAGGGGTTATTGACAAAGTCGTTCCGGTATCTTCGACCCGTACGGCCGAGATGACCAAACTACTAGAGAATATCCATCGCGCAGTCAATATTGGACTGGCCAACGAGATGAAAGTTGTCGCTGATCGTATGGGCATCGACATTCACGAGGTAATTCGCGCTGCAGCGACAAAACCCTTCGGATTTGTTCCTTATTATCCCGGTCCTGGGCTTGGCGGGCATTGCATTCCTATTGATCCATTCTACCTTACCTGGAAGGCAAGGGAGTTTGGCCTGCATACCCGCTTTATTGAACTTGCAGGAGAGATCAATAACAGCATGCCGCACTATGTGGTCGACAAAGTTGCTGATGCGCTCAACAGACTTAACAAATCAATCAAGGGTAGCAGGATTCTTGTCTTGGGTATCGCGTACAAGAAGAACGTTGATGACATGCGCGAAAGTCCATCGACGGAAATCATGGAGTTGCTGACACACAAGGGCGCGATCGTTGAATATACTGACCCCCATGTACCTGTGTTTCCCCGAATGAGAGCGCACCATTTTGATCTCAAGAGTGTGCCGCTAACTGCCGAGAACCTGAAATCTTACGATGTAGTGGTTCTTACAACAGACCATGATAAGTTCGATTATGACCTGGTACTCAAGAATTCTAAGCTGATTGTGGACTCCCGGGGCAAGTTTCTGGGTAATCACGCGCATGTCGTCAAGGCGTGA
- a CDS encoding Gfo/Idh/MocA family protein — translation MSKKSEKIVGRKIRFALVGCGRISKNHIDSLNVHKDHAELVAVCDIDPVALAKAEKETGARGYRSLTEMLAEEKDLDVVTVATPSGVHPAQAIEIAKAGIHVLSEKPMATRWQDGLDMVKACDAAGVYLFVVKQNRRNATLQLLKKAVEEKRFGRIYMVNLNVFWTRPQDYYDAGDWRGTWEFDGGAMMNQASHYVDLIDWLIGPVESLHAYTATLARDIEAEDTAVVNIRWRSGALGSMNVTMLTFPKNLEGSITILGEKGTVRVGGVAVNEIQHWEFSEKRPEDEEVKKASYETTSVYGFGHPLYYDNVIKVLRGEAEPETDGRSGLKSLEILIATYLSARDGKRVALPLQY, via the coding sequence ATGAGCAAAAAGTCAGAAAAAATCGTCGGGCGCAAAATACGCTTTGCGCTGGTTGGCTGCGGTCGCATCAGTAAGAATCATATAGATTCGCTCAATGTGCACAAAGACCATGCTGAACTTGTCGCCGTCTGCGATATCGATCCCGTTGCCCTCGCCAAGGCAGAAAAAGAAACCGGGGCCCGCGGTTACCGAAGCCTCACCGAAATGCTGGCCGAGGAAAAAGACCTCGACGTCGTAACTGTGGCTACACCGAGCGGCGTGCATCCGGCGCAAGCAATCGAGATTGCCAAGGCAGGCATTCATGTGCTTTCGGAAAAGCCCATGGCTACGCGCTGGCAAGATGGCCTCGACATGGTCAAGGCATGCGATGCAGCAGGTGTCTACCTGTTTGTCGTAAAACAAAATCGCCGTAATGCCACTCTGCAGCTTCTCAAAAAAGCAGTGGAAGAGAAACGATTTGGCCGCATCTACATGGTGAACCTGAATGTGTTCTGGACCAGGCCGCAGGATTATTATGACGCTGGCGACTGGCGCGGCACATGGGAATTCGATGGTGGAGCCATGATGAACCAGGCAAGTCACTATGTCGACCTGATCGATTGGCTGATTGGACCTGTGGAAAGCCTGCACGCCTACACGGCAACACTAGCTCGCGATATTGAGGCAGAAGACACAGCAGTTGTCAACATACGCTGGCGTTCCGGTGCGCTCGGCTCGATGAACGTTACAATGCTCACCTTCCCAAAAAACCTCGAAGGTTCAATTACAATACTCGGCGAAAAAGGCACCGTGCGCGTGGGCGGCGTTGCTGTGAACGAAATACAACACTGGGAATTCTCAGAGAAACGCCCTGAAGACGAAGAAGTCAAGAAGGCCAGCTACGAGACCACTTCAGTCTACGGCTTTGGCCATCCACTGTATTACGACAACGTCATCAAGGTGCTGCGCGGCGAGGCAGAACCTGAGACCGACGGGCGCTCGGGCTTAAAATCCCTCGAAATCCTGATCGCGACCTATTTGTCAGCGCGTGATGGCAAGCGGGTGGCTCTGCCACTGCAGTACTAG
- a CDS encoding acyltransferase, which produces MTVHPTAIVDEGAQIGEGTRVWHWVHICAGARIGKGCSFGQNVFVGNKVVIGNNVKVQNNVSVYDNVTLEDDVFCGPSMVFTNVYNPRSAVVRKDEYRNTLVKRGATIGANATIVCGVTIGEYAFIGAGAVVNRDVKPYALMAGVPAKQIGWMSQFGEKLELPLVGNGEAVCPGSQKHYRLADGVVELVGENSK; this is translated from the coding sequence ATGACAGTACATCCCACAGCAATAGTCGACGAAGGAGCGCAAATCGGTGAAGGCACGCGTGTCTGGCACTGGGTACACATTTGTGCAGGTGCAAGAATAGGTAAAGGATGCTCGTTTGGACAGAATGTCTTCGTCGGCAACAAGGTTGTCATCGGCAACAATGTGAAAGTGCAGAACAATGTCTCAGTATACGACAACGTGACTCTTGAAGACGATGTCTTCTGTGGGCCGAGCATGGTCTTCACCAATGTCTATAACCCGCGTTCGGCGGTCGTGCGAAAAGATGAGTATCGTAATACGCTGGTGAAGCGCGGAGCCACGATTGGCGCAAATGCAACGATTGTCTGTGGGGTGACTATTGGCGAGTATGCCTTCATCGGAGCTGGGGCAGTCGTTAACCGCGATGTAAAGCCGTACGCACTGATGGCCGGTGTACCGGCAAAGCAGATCGGCTGGATGAGCCAGTTTGGTGAGAAACTTGAACTGCCACTCGTGGGCAACGGTGAGGCGGTTTGCCCTGGCTCACAGAAGCACTACCGTCTTGCGGATGGTGTTGTCGAGCTTGTCGGTGAGAATTCGAAATAG
- a CDS encoding DegT/DnrJ/EryC1/StrS family aminotransferase, producing the protein MEFIDLKSQQARIKKEIDANIAKVLAHGQYIMGPEIKELETQLAQYTGSKHCLTVANGTDALLIALMALGVKAGDEVITTPFTFIATGEMIALIGAKPVFVDIDEKTYNMDPSKIEAAITKKTKAIMPVSLYGQCADFDAINAIAAKHNLPVIEDAAQSFGATYKGKKSCNLSTIGSTSFFPSKPLGCYGDGGAVFTNDDELAKVMGYIRLHGQDRRYHHPIIGLNGRMDTLQAAIMLPKLAIFPEEVELRAKIGKRYSELLAAKGIKTPFIEAHNTSVYAQYTVLVNDRESVAKKLQDKGVPTAVHYPIPLNLQPVFGYLNQPKGSFPIAERIAEQVISLPMHPYLSEKDQDTIVTAVAAAVS; encoded by the coding sequence ATGGAATTTATTGATCTCAAATCACAACAGGCGCGCATCAAAAAGGAAATTGATGCGAACATAGCCAAAGTACTCGCCCATGGCCAGTATATCATGGGGCCAGAAATTAAAGAGCTGGAGACACAACTGGCCCAGTACACGGGGTCAAAGCACTGCCTGACAGTGGCAAACGGTACGGACGCACTGCTTATTGCCCTTATGGCGCTCGGGGTTAAGGCAGGTGACGAGGTGATTACGACGCCCTTTACCTTCATCGCAACAGGCGAGATGATTGCATTGATCGGAGCAAAACCAGTGTTCGTCGATATCGACGAAAAAACCTACAATATGGACCCGAGCAAGATTGAGGCCGCGATAACCAAGAAGACCAAGGCAATCATGCCGGTGAGTCTCTATGGCCAGTGCGCTGATTTTGATGCGATCAATGCAATTGCAGCGAAGCACAATCTGCCGGTCATTGAAGACGCCGCGCAAAGCTTCGGCGCGACTTACAAAGGGAAAAAATCCTGTAATCTCAGCACTATTGGCAGCACCAGCTTCTTTCCCTCTAAACCACTCGGTTGCTATGGCGATGGCGGCGCTGTTTTCACCAACGACGACGAACTCGCGAAGGTAATGGGCTACATTCGCCTGCACGGCCAGGACCGTCGCTACCACCACCCGATCATAGGACTCAACGGCAGAATGGACACACTGCAAGCCGCCATCATGTTACCCAAGCTGGCGATATTTCCAGAAGAGGTTGAGCTGCGGGCCAAAATCGGCAAGCGCTACTCAGAACTCCTGGCCGCCAAGGGTATTAAGACCCCATTCATCGAGGCTCACAACACGAGTGTCTACGCACAGTACACAGTCCTCGTGAACGATCGCGAATCAGTTGCGAAAAAACTGCAGGATAAGGGAGTCCCTACCGCTGTTCACTACCCTATTCCGCTCAACTTGCAACCAGTCTTCGGTTATCTGAACCAACCCAAGGGTAGCTTTCCTATTGCAGAGCGCATTGCGGAACAGGTCATTAGCCTGCCAATGCATCCATACTTGAGCGAAAAAGATCAGGACACGATTGTGACTGCGGTCGCTGCCGCTGTTAGCTAA